TTATAAACATTACGTGGTGCCCTCCCGGCTGAAACTTAAAGCTGGAGTTGGCCCCTACTATTACTATTTTTGCCGGGCGCATTCCCATCATGTCCCCCTGCTTGTAGGTCTCGTGCACCTCTACTTTTTGCGCCAGGTTCGACCTGGCCTCATATAACGTGTCGGGCTTACCGGTGTGATTAATAATTTCAAAGTAAAGGGCTGTATTCATGTCCTTTGCCCCCGGCCTGATCCAGGCATCCTTAATCTCAATGCCGTTCTGCTGCATAAAAGGCAGCGCCATAATCAGCATGACAAATATATACAACTGAACCTCCTCTGCTTTGAGAAAAAATTACTTCTAGTCGGCAAGAGCTTTTATGTCTTTCATTACTTCTTCAACGTTAACATTACTTCCTTTGTATTCCTGCCTTACCTTCCCTTCTTTATCCATAAGTGTTATTCTGTCTGTGTGTACAAAAAAGTAGGACGGCTCTCCCGTTTCCGAATAAGTGGTGTCCCCTGCAATTGCCACATAATGGAGCTGCTTTTTAAGAGAGTCTATCTCACCGGGCCTTCCGGTTAAGAAAATCCAGTTCTTCATGTCAATTTCCCTGACATCTGCATATTCTTTTAAGACCGAAGGCTTGTCCCTCAACGGGTCAAAGCTTATCGAGACAAACGACACGCCGCTAAGGTCTTCTTTTTTTGCCTCCTGCTGAATGCGCTCCATATTATTTGTAATGAGGGGGCATATGTCGGGGCAGTGCGTAAAAATGAGCCCGAGGACAACAACCTTTCCCTTCACGTTCGCCGGGAAAGTGGCTCTCGTGCTGTCCTGCGTTAAAAGATCATATTTTGCGCCTGAAAGGTCGTCTTTTACCGGCAGCTTGTCCTTGCATCCGAAGAGAATGAGCGCAGGAAATGCCAGTGTCAGAAACTTATAATAGATCTTCATAAAATTATTCTTTGGATAGTTTTTCTTTTAGCCTGCCCAGAGCTTCAAGCTGCTTTCCTTTTACCTTCGGAAATGAGATATCCATTGAACTCATGGTCTTTACTATAACTTCCGAAATTGCAAGGTGGGCAAACCATTTCTTATCGCCCGGAATAATGTACCACGGCGCATATTCTGTACTGGTTTCAGATATTGCATCTTCGTAGCACTTCTGGTAATCGTCCCAGTATTCCCGCTCGGCAATGTCCTCTTCAGTAATCTTCCAGTTTTTTGCCGGGTCCTCTATTCTCTTAAAGAACCTTTTCTTCTGTTCATCTTTGGATATGTTAAGAAAGAATTTAACGACGTATGTGCCGGTTTCATACAAGTAGCGCTCGAAATCGTTGATCTGGCGGAAGCGCATCTTCCATATATTGTCCTTTAAGACCCATTCGGGGAGCCTTTCGCTTTTTACCAGATCGTGCACCCTTACAATTAAGACCTCTTCATAATGCGAGCGGTTAAAGATCCCGATCCTCCCCTTTTCAGGCAGGGCTTTGCTTATCCTCCACAGGAACCCGTGATCAAGCTCTTCTTTTGATGGCTGCTTAAAACTAAAGACCTGTGTGCCCTGCGGGTTAAGACCCGTCATGACGTGCTTAATTGCCGAGTCCTTGCCGCCTCCGTCCATTGCCTGAAATACAAGAAGAAGCGAATACCTGTCCTGCGCAAAAAGCTTAGCCTGCAGATCATCCATTTGGGTAATATTGTCTGCAAGCTTTTCCCCGGCGTCTTCTTTGGATTTGTAGCCGCCTGTATCGTTTGTTTTATGATCCTTCAGTTTTACCTGAGAGTCCGGCTTGACAAGAAACTGTTCAATATCCATATCTTTACCGCCTTTTTATGATGGGAACCTCAATCCTTTAATTCATCTTTCCAGAAATCCCCTGCCTTAAGGGCGTAGGATGTTTCAATTGAGCCGATGACGTCATCCACATACTTCTGGGTCCTCATACCGACCAGTGTGCTTGTTACATTAGGAAGAGAGTTTATCATTAAGATTGCCTTCTGCGAAAGTGAAAGGTCGTCTGCACTTCCGTTCAGATAGGGAGCAATCATCTCATGGACTTTCCTGTTTTTGCTGTTGGATTCTTTTGCAAAAATGCTTTCCATAGAATCAAGTACAATATTTACCGTTGTAGCGTAATAGTTCAGCTTTGAGATCACATCCTCTTCGCTGTCGTAATGCTTATAGATCTCGTTAATTGCATAGTTCGCCCGCGGAATAAAAAACTGCTTCTTTATCTCAATAAACTGGTTTGCGCTTTCAAACTTTCCGAAGGTGTTCTCAAGAACAGAGGCAAGCGACATCGATTCAATTATGGTCTGCTTATCCTTGGCCTCAATGCTAAGATCGGTTACATAGGAAGCCTTAATGCTGTCTTCCTGTTTTTTTAAGTCCCCAATAAGCTGATTGATCTCAGGCACTGTCCTGTCCTCCTTTACGCTGAAATCTGCAAGTCTTACAATCTTATTCCCCTTGATGGCGTTTAACGGGCGGTTTACAAGCACTCCCAGGTCGTTTTCAGAAGCAAGCTCCAGGAAAGTTTTCTTCCCTTTTTCCTGGTTTAAGTTTTCGGCACCCCCTTTTTCCAGCAGGTTTAAGGGCAGCTGGACAACAGAAAAATGGTTCTCGGGTGAAATTTCCTTCGAGAGCCTCAGCACTTCCTCTAGTGAAGTAAAGCTTCTTTTGTCATTCTCCTCACCGAAAGAGTTTGAGGAAATCCCGTAATGTAGTATTCTGCCTTTAGCTACTTCTTCTTCCAGATAGATAAAGGCATTCTTAATCCTTCTGTAATATTCCTCTCTTAACTTCTCTACATCCCTCGTTCCGGTATACATTAGGAAATACTCGGGGTTGTGCAGAAGATAGACGTCAATGTACCCGAGTTTTAATCTTTCAAGTGAAGCAGTTATCTGATCCTGAAGAAATTCAGGATGAATGCAGTGCCAGAGGTCGGGAGCGCACCTTACAACTTCAGGGTACGGTGTGCCAAGTGTTTCCCTTTCCTTGGCAATTTCCTGGTTTTCTCCCTGAATGTAGCCCCCCTTGGATACAATTACCACCTCGTCACGCTCCAGCCCCTCGTTTTCCATAAGGCCGTTTACGACGTTGCCTACAAGAATTTCACTCCCCCCGTCGGAATAGTTTGAGGATGTGTCCACCAGGTTAATCCCGTTTGTTAAGGCATAGGCGAGTGTTTTTGCGTGTTCCTGTATCCTGTAGTCAACCCTGTAGGTGCCGAAACCGCAAATGGAGACCTGATAACCCGTTTTCCCCAGCCTTTTATACTTAATATTTGAATACTTTTCAGAAAACTTATATGTTTTTTCTAATGTCGACATAAATATCCCTCTTGATTTCCGGATAATAATAAAAAAGCCTGCCTGTCCGGTCAGGTAATTAACATAATAAACGTAAGGCTTATAATTTAAAGATTAAATAAAAAAAACTCTAAATCCAATAATGCGAAATTTTGGGCCCCATTTTTGTATACTTTAGCGCTTTTTTTTGATTCTGAATCTTTTTATATTTGTGAAAATAAATTCAATGGAGTAAAAGATGGCTAAAACCCAAACCTTTGGCGACAAGGCGAAAAACAAGAATAAGTCTACCGGAGTTAATGTTAAGGTTATTAAGGCAATCAAGTCTGAAGAAGGCAGCACAAAATTCCAGGAAAAGTTTGTCCGTCTTGATGACGTTAACAAAGTAACCGACATAAAGTAATTTTTAAATAGACTTACTTTGAAAGAGCGGTTTTCTACCGCTTTTTTTATGTAAAAAATTAAAGCCGCCTTAAGACTCATGGTCTTAAAAGGCGGCTTCTTAATTTTTAGCCTGTCCTTAGAAAAAAATCAGCCCGGGATAACCTCAATTGCCGGGTTAATCTCCCTTTTAAGCAGGTTTTCAATTGCATTCAGTGTACCGCTTATTGCGCTCGGGCAGCTTCCGCATGCACCCTGGTAGCGGATGCGCAGCATATAACCATCTATTCCAAGAACCTCCAGCCCTCCGCCGTCACCGGCCAAGGCAGGGCGTACCCTCTGGTCCAGAAAAGAATTAATTTGCCTTAAAAGCTCACTTTCCTCTTCTTTTCCTAAAGGCTCCGGCTCTTTTTCTTCGGGAAGCAGTGTTTTATCGAAACCCTGTATAAATTTAATGAAAGGCATCTGTATTTTACCCCAGTCAACAGCAGGATTTTTTTCAACAGTGACAAACTTGTCCATGTAAAACACAGATTCCACCCCATCTATATCAAAAATACCCTTAGCCAGGGGGTCTGACTGGGCTTCTTCTTTATTCTTAAAGTGTCTTGTCTCACTCTTAAGCAGTTTTTCGCTTAGAATGAATTTCAGAGCCTGGGGATTCGGCGTTAAATCCACATCCTGAACTCTTAGCATGTTTCCTCCAATTATATTCTTTTTTTCAGCAAAACCCGGTTTTGCATTTCAAAGTTCAAAAGCTAACCCTATTTTATCAAAAATTTGCCCCTAAATCAATGGTAAAAGTCAACTTGCGTCACACTTAGGAGCGCCTTAAACGCCTGTTATTGACAATAAGCACAAATTCCCCCTTTAGCTGCTTCTTTTCTGCAGCTTCCAGCACCTGTGAAACCGTGCCGCGGTAGAATTTTTCATTCTTCATTGTAATGTCATACGCAAGCGCAACTCTGACCGATGGGCCGAAGGCTTTCAAAACGTCAGAAAGAAGAGACCTCAGGCGATATGGGGTATCCATAATTACAATTACCTCGTTAATCCCTTTAAGCCTCAAAAGTTCACCCCGCCTTTCATCTTTTTTGGGTGAAAGCCAGCCGTAGAAGTAGAACTTTTCAAAATCAAACCCTGAGGCCGTTAAGGCCGGAAGAAGCGAATTTGCCCCGGGAACAGGTACAACCTCAATTTTCTGGCTGATGCAGAGGTCAACTAACAGGTGCCCCGGATCTGAAAACAGGGGCGTTCCGCAGTCTGAAATTAAAGCCGCCGACTCACCCTGGAGAATTCTAAGCAGAATGTCGTTAGCCACTTCGTTTTCATTGTGCTCATTTAGCGAAATCAGCTCTTTTTCTATTTTGTACTGCGAAAGGAGCCTTCTGGCTTCCTTGAACTCTTCGCAGATGATGAAATCTGCTTCTTTCAGGATGTTTAATGCCCTGAGAGTAATGTCATCATAGTTGCCGATGGGAGTGGAAACGAGGTAAAGTTTGTTATCCATAAAATCTGATCTATTTTATCTTATGTGGAGGGACAAATCCCCTGTAGGTGTCGAACTTTGAGTTATAAAGCACAATATTCATGTTTTCATCCCGGAGTGCCCCGCCGCTGGGATAGAGGTAAAAGTTTGAAATTGTGCCTGTCTTTTCCTCTGCAAGGCGGCCCTGTTCTGTATAAAATCTAACCTTGTAATACCCGAGCTCATATGTCCCGGCTTTCATCTGCTCAAGCAGGTGTTCTTCAGAATAAATAAAAATGTCGTTCATCTAGGCTAAATAAGCTAAAGGTTCAAAAGGTGTAAGTCCTGGGGCATGAAGAAATTTCTTTCTTCATGCCCGCATTCTAAATTAATTCTTTCAATTTATTATAAAGCTTGTCAATTTCAATTGTAAAGCGTTCCCCTGTCTTCCTGACCTTTACTTCAACCTTGTTTTCCTTCAGGTTCTTGTCGCCTACAATTACCTGGACCGGGAGGCCCAAAAGGTCCGCATCATTGAACTTAAAGCCCGCCTGTGCATCAACCCTGTCGTCAAATAAAACGTCATAACCCATATCCATAAGGTCATTATAGATCTTATTTGAGGCGTCAATGACTTCCTGCTTTTTCATATTAAGTCCCATTAAATGGAACTGGTATGGGGCAAGTGTATTATCCCAGATAATTCCCTTTTCATCATTATGCTGCTCAATATAGCAGGCGATAACCCTTTCGACGCCGATGCCGTAGCTGCCCATGATGATCGGGTTTACTTTTCCCTGCTCATCCAGGAATGTGGCTCCCATAGCCTCGGAATATCTTGTGCCGAGCTTGAAGATGTGCCCAAGCTCAATTGCCTTAAAGACGTCCAGTTTCTCGCCGCACCTTGTACAGACTTCACCTGCCTGAACGGTTCTTAAATCAAAGTATTCCACAGTAGGGACATCACGCATCAAATCAATTCCGCCAATGTGGTAGTCGTTTTTGTTTGCGCCGCTATAGAGGTTATTGCCGTCTTTTAAGCGCAGGTCCGCAATAATTCTTCCCTTAAAGCCGATGGGGCCGATCGAACCTGCATCAGCTCCTGTAATTTCCTTTAATTCATCGGGATGCCCCGGTCTTAATGTTCCCGGGAGCACACTTCCAAGCTTGGTTTCATTTACTTCGTCGTTTCCAAGCATTAGAACCAGTACAGGTTCATCGTTATGAATATAAACTCTCGACTTTGCGCACTGTGTTTCGTTGATCTTAAGGAACTCACAGAGCTCATCAATAGATTTAACTTTTGGAGTTGAGATTTCCTCTACTGCAAATGAAGTTGTAAACCTTGGAGCGCCGTCCACAACGGAAGTTGCAACCTCAACGTTAGCTGCGTAGCCGCAATGTTCGCAGTGTGCTACTGTGTCTTCACCGGCCTCCGACTTAACCATGAACTCTTCAGAGCGGTTGCCTCCCATGGCGCCGCTTGATGCACCGACTACAAAGTACTTAAGGTCGCAGCGGCCGAAAATCTTTCTATATGCCTTGTCGTGCTGTGCGTATGACTTATCCAGGTTTTCCCATGAAGTATCGAATGAATAAGCATCTTTCATTAAAAACTGACGGCCGCGTATTACGCCGCTTTTAGGGCGCGGTTCATTCCTGAACTTTGTCTGTATCTGATACCAGATCTGCGGCATGTCTTTATAAGATTTAACTACCCCTTTGGCGTGGTATGTCATAATTTCCTCGTGTGTCGGGGCCAGGACGTAATCCCTGTTCTTAATGTGGAACATCGTGTCTCCGAATGCCTCAACGCGGTTTGTCTCTTCCCAGATCTCTTTCGGGTTTAATGCCGGAAGGTGGAACTCCTGTCCGCCTATGGCGTCCATCTCCTCACGGATGATCTCAACCACTTTCTTTACAACGGTATAACCCAGCGGAAGGAATGAATAAATTCCTGCTGAAAGCATGCGCACCATGCCGGTTCGCAGCATAAGAATATGACTTGGAATTATTGCGTCAGTCGGGACCTCTTTCAAGGTCGGTATAAATGCTTTGCTTAACTTCATAGTTTTATAAAATTAATTGGTAATAACTCTGTTTAGTACAATAGACAAAGATAATGAATTGAAGGGGCTAAATCAAAAAATAGTAGGAATTTGGGTCGTAAATGTAGGGGCGCACCGCCATGCGCCCCTGCAGAATAATTTTCAGTATCTAACGTGCCGCAACGACTTTATAAACCATATCCTTGGGACGTATGATTTCTGCGCATTCAAATGTGACTTCGTCGCCTTTTTGGGCTTCAGTTACCGGGACCTCATTATTTACCATGTTCGGGAGCTTCAGTTCAACAACGCCTGTAGTCTGCCCTATTACAAGGAGATCCTCACCCACTGAAATATTGCCTGTTTCCAGCTTTATGTGCGCAATGCCGGTTTTCTTGTAGTAGTTTATAACTTTGCCTACATATTCTTTCTTGGTTGTTGCTATGCTCCCGTAAATATTTGCATACTCGGCCGAACTTGGAACATCAAAATAAAACCCTGAGGAAAATCCCCTGTTATAGACCTTCTCCAGCTCGTGGAGCATATCTTTTTTTATTTCATCTGTCAGACCACCCTCAAAATAGAGGTCTATTGCCTTCCTGTAGATGGAAACCGTCCTGGCAACGTATTCGGGACTCCTTTTCCGTCCTTCAATTTTGAATGAGTCAATCCCTGCCTCAATTAACATGTCTATATATTCTATGGAGCACAGGTCCTTTGGCGACATCACGTAATCTTCTCCTAAGACCATCGATTTACCGATCTGCCCGTCAATTACCTCGTACTCCCTGCGGCATGGCTGTATGCATTCACCGCGGTTTGCGCTTTTGCCGAAAAGGTGGTGGCTCATAAAGCACCTTCCGCTTACTGCAATGCACATCGCTCCGTGTATGAAAGCTTCAATTTCAAGGTCTGTATTTGCCCTGACCTTCTTTATCTCTTCCAGGGAGCACTCGCGTGCCATGACAATCCTGCGTGCTCCCAGGGACTTAAACAGGTTTGCCGAGGCAGAATTTGAAATGGAAGCCTGTGTGGAGACGCAGAAAGGCATATCGTGCTCCCGGCATTTTTCAACCAGAGCCAGGTCCCAGCATATTATCATATCCACGCCGGCTTTTTTTGCCGCCGGAATGATCTCATCTAATTCCCCTACTTCCTCTTCAAAAATGATGGTGTTCAGTGTCAGATAGCTCTTAACCCCGTGCTCTTTGCAGAATGATACAATTTCAGGCAAGCCCTCAAGCGTAAAGTTCTTGGCTTTTGCCCTCATATTCAGCTTTTCAATGCCGAAATAAACCGCGTCTGCCCCGCTTTCTACGGCTGTAGTGAGCATTGTCCAGTCGCCTGCCGGAGCCATTAGTTCAGGTTTCTTCATCAATAATTTGCTTTCTTGATAGTTTTTGAGTTTGTAATGGATACAAACATAAGAGCTTTTGAGGAAAATTAACAGTCAGTAATTAGGAAATAAGAAAAGAAATTAGGAGGGGAAAAAAGGAGGCGGAGCTTTTTGAAGCGTGCTCCGCCTCTTTAATTAACTACTTAAGGCTCAGAGTAGTGGTGCTTTTTTCACTTTCATTGAACAGGCGGTCAAGCGCTGTAACTACATATATATACTTTGTGCCGTTACCGGGCTTAATAGGGTCTTTATATTTTGCCTTCTTTGCGGAAATGACGTTAAGAAGGAACTTCGGGTTATCCAGGTTTATCTCGTCCTTATCCGTAAAGCGGTAGACAGCGTAGTAGCTTGCGGTCTCACCGTCACTTGCAGCCTTGGGAGCTGTCCATTCAAGCGTTGCTCCCGTTGAATCCCCTTTAACCGTGAGGTTTTCCGGTGCAAGGGGAGGCGTAGTTTCCTTCCACGGCATTACAGGCGGAAGAGCCGGGTACTTATAGAAATTATTCTTTAATGTGTCTGCAAAGCCCGAGAAATTTTCTGTCAAAGACTTTGAGCTGAAGAAGACTTCTCCCTGAACGTTAGGCGTTGTGCGGTTTAAGTTTATTTGATCCTCAAGCTCGGTCTTCTTTCCCTTGTAATTATGCGAAGCCATCTGGCTTGAATACTGCCCTATGTAAAGGTGCATATCCTTGGTTACAGAAGCCCACCATGGAAGGAGCTTTGCATAATCTGCCTTTGCGTGGCCTATTTCCCAGTAAAGCTGCGGGTTCATATAGTCCAGGCTCTTATTCTTGATCCATGTCAGGGGGTCGCAGTAAAGTATGCTGTAGGATTCAAAGCCGTTTGTGCCGGCATATTTATTCTCAACAATACCGAATGGGCTTATGCCGAACTTAACCCTGGGCTTTACAACCTTAATTGTGTCGTAAATACTTGCCATAAGGCTGTTAATATTGTCCCTTCTCCAGTCATCAACATTGGTAAAGCTGCCATGGTATTTGGCATATGTAACTGAATCCTCCTTTGAAACTTTGGGCCCGTAGGGGTAGAAGTAGTCGTCAAAATGAATTCCGTCCACGTCATAGCGCCTGAGGACATCGGAAACAATTGAAAGCACATAGTTTTTAACTTCAGGAAGCCCCGGATCCAGCATCTTGTAATCCTTAAATGTCAGAAGCCAGTCGGGGTGAAGAACCGATACGTGGTTACTTGAGGCCTGGTAGTCGCCGATTGTTTTAACTGCCCTGTAAGGGTTGAACCAGGCGTGGAGCTCCATGCCTCTGGCGTGGGCTTCACTTATTGCAAACTGAAGGGGATCGAAAAAAGGCTCGGGTGCTTTACCCTGGGCTCCCGTAAGCCAGTACGACCACGGTTCAATTTTAGACTGATAAAGGGCGTCGCACTCAGTCCTGATCTGGAATACAACGGCGTTAACGCCGGATGCTTTAAGCTTATCCATAATTGAAACAAGCTCTGCTATCTGCTCTCCTGGAGTCGCATTTCTGTTTGTAGGCCAGTCAATATTAGCTACTGTAGCTACCCAGGCGCCTCTGAATTCCCTTTTGGGCGGATTTGCCTGTGCAAAAAGCCCAGTGAAAGCGAAGGCTAAAAGAATAAGAGTAAGTTTTTTCATGAAGTTCATTTCCCGATGATGAATAAAAAGTTGAATAAAACTTCGCAATAAAGTTTCGTACAAAGGTAAGGACTTTGAAAGAAAAAGTCACAGGGCTTTTTTGACAAAAATATTTCTGTGTCATATTTTGTTAAAACAAAATTTGGGAGTGAAAATGAAAATCCTTGCTCTGGAAGTTGAAAATGCCGGAATTGGAAAGGACCGGTTTCAGCCCTTCCTTCAGGAAGAGGCCCGGAAGGTATGGGAGCTGTACCAGAATGGTACCATTCGTGAACTTTATTTCAGAACGGAAACGGATGCTGCCGTGCTTGTTCTTGAATCTGATAGTATAGAAGAAGCCCGGGAGGTACTCTCCGCACTTCCCTTGGTAAGAGAAAACCTGATCCAATTCCAGCTTATAGCCTTAAAGCCTTACCCGGGCTTTAAGAGGCTCTTTAAGCAGGAGGCTTAATTCGTGGAAATTTGAATATATTTCACTAAATTAAACTTCAGCAAACCCTGGCTTTTCTTTCACATACTAACTTCAGGCAGATAAATGAAAAGAAAGTATATCATCATTATTTCCCTCGTGCTTATTGTTGCAGTCTATATCGTCTATAAGGCTTTCTTCAACCATGAAAAAGTTCAGACCGTACCAGTTACCAAAGGCAATCTTGTAACTTTAATCTATGCTACCGGCACAGTAACGGCCGATTCCGTTGCCACACTCCGCTCGGAAGCCGGAGGAATAGTAAAATATATAATCGGGAAAGAAGGGATGTTTGTAAAAAAAGGTACTGTCCTTTTGCGGACCGACAGAAGCGACCAGGAGCTGAGGCTGAGGGATGCTGAAAACCAGATTGAGACGGCAGAGCTGGACCTTAAAGCCAAAGAACGTGACCTTAATAGAAAGGAAAGCCTCTACAAAACTAACAGCATTACAAAAAAAGATTACGAGGACGCCAGACAAAATTACGACCTGGCCCGTGTGAGCCTGAACCAAAGGAGGCTCGCTTTGGATATAGCCCGCCAGAACCTCACAAAAACCGTCGTTACGGCGCCTTTTTCAGGCGTGCTTGTAAACGTCAGGGTAAACCTTGGCGATAATCTTACGCCGAACGCCGAGTGCTTTGAAATTATGGCTCCAAATTCCATTGTCGTTCAGGGAGAGGTCGACGAGCAGGACCTGGGCAGGATAGGCTCCGGCATGCCGGCTGTTGTGGCCTTTGACGCTTATCCCAATGAGAAATATGAAGGTGTTCTTCAGAGGATTGTGCCCAGAACGGATGAGGCCACAAAAACCTCCAGGGTCTATATAAAACTTAAACAGTCACCCGAAAAGCTGAATCTCGGCATGACGGCTACAATTAACATCAAGGCCGGTGAAAAACAAAACGCCCTTCTTCTGCCCAGGACGGCAATTCTTGAGGAGAACCGCAGCCGCTACGTCTTTAAGATTGAAGGCGAGCGCCTGAAGAAAATTCAGCTTAATACGGGGACTTTGGACGGAAGGTTTGCCGACGTCTCGGAAAGCGGACTTCCGGAAGGGACGAGGATTGTGGACCAGCCTAAAGGAAGCTATACCGATAACATGAGAGTTGATGTAAATTAAAATGACCCGGCGGCTTAAAATAGCGTCAAAGCTACGTTTTGTGATATCTATCGCCTTAAGGCACCTTGAGGCAAAGAAAAAGCAGACCGTGCTCGTTATAACCGGCGTTGCAACGGGCGCCATGGTAATGATCATTACATTTGCACTTACTAAAGGAATAATCTCCGACATTCAAAGCAAAATTATTGAGATCTCCCCTCTTGTCACAATTAAGGGGGAAAAGCTTGAGGGAAAAGAACACCTCCTCTTAAAATCCTCCCCCGGAGGAAAAGATCAGTTTTTTATTTCAAGCAGAATAATCCCCGATGAAAAAAAAGAAATAAAATCTTTCCGCCAGGTCATTTCAATTGCCGATGCCATAGGTGAAATTGACGCCGTGGCTCCTTTTGTTGAAACCCGCGGTGTCTTAAGGGAAAGAACGCTTACCCGGACGGCCATAATTAAAGGCATTATCCCCGAAAGGGAGAAG
This portion of the Ignavibacteria bacterium genome encodes:
- a CDS encoding efflux RND transporter periplasmic adaptor subunit, translating into MKRKYIIIISLVLIVAVYIVYKAFFNHEKVQTVPVTKGNLVTLIYATGTVTADSVATLRSEAGGIVKYIIGKEGMFVKKGTVLLRTDRSDQELRLRDAENQIETAELDLKAKERDLNRKESLYKTNSITKKDYEDARQNYDLARVSLNQRRLALDIARQNLTKTVVTAPFSGVLVNVRVNLGDNLTPNAECFEIMAPNSIVVQGEVDEQDLGRIGSGMPAVVAFDAYPNEKYEGVLQRIVPRTDEATKTSRVYIKLKQSPEKLNLGMTATINIKAGEKQNALLLPRTAILEENRSRYVFKIEGERLKKIQLNTGTLDGRFADVSESGLPEGTRIVDQPKGSYTDNMRVDVN